A stretch of DNA from Salvelinus sp. IW2-2015 linkage group LG20, ASM291031v2, whole genome shotgun sequence:
CTGTGCTCTAAATATAAACTGTCCTTAGCTAAACATCACCCTGGTTCAATAGCTATGGCATGAAGTCATCCGTGGATTGAAAATAAGgtgttttaaagggatacttctggaATTTKWSWSYRCRCRMARASAYAWAAATTGTATCCACTAGTTCATCTGAAtctggagaagtagataaagagcctcattgccaaaatcctgaagtatccctttaaaggctgtgttaaattgtttttttagATAAGAAAATCTAACTGGAAATCTGCAGTTCGAACAATAACAAGCGCCACCCCgccactgatttggtaaacagCTACGGGATGGGGCGGGAGAAATGTAACCGCTCCCAAACACATGGGCAGCGCTATGGATAcagggactgaccatccatgatattgaAATTGTAGTTTTGAGGCGCTACAGTTTGTTTAaatttacattgttttcaaacaAAGGAGTAACACACTTATATTTTGGGTGGTGATGGTGCATGACAACTATGCTCATGAGGCATCtgttatatttttcaagaatcaatggggtATATCTCATTACTTTCAAAGTCTAAAAATGGATTTAccaactgcagatttcccctttttAAGGAAATGTTTGAAGTGAAGTCTTAACTCAGAAGTAGAGTTTGTTTGTAAGATTTTAAGATGTCTTAAATTAAATCTGTATTatattgtaaaatgtttgtattttgMCAACTGTTCCTTCCATTGTTATAATTTGACTGGGTAATACTGATTATGTAACTTCAGAAAACCTCACATTATCATGGTTGTATCTCATGAGAATCTACACAATGTATTTTTGATTCTTTGTTATGAATATTAGTTTATCTCTTTGAAACAAGCTTTGAGAGGATGACCAAAGATATGAGTGATGTGCGATAACCTACAATTCTTCGGAACCTGCCAGTCCTGCAGAATATATTCAGGGTTAGGTCTTCTTTCTGATTGAGGGTTTAAGAAGCTACAACATCTACTCTTGGGGTATAATTGAATCAAGCTATGAATTATTTTATTATGTAAAACATGCTCCTATATACATCTGTGATATCTTGTATTTGATCTGATAAAGTTAAGAAATAAACGGATTAAAGATCACACTTTGCTGGTCTGTCTGACTTGTGTATGCTGAccattttcatttatttacacTAAACtgattttgtctgtgtgtgtctctcttcttgGTGTATGTCACCTTACTGTGTATGTTTTGTTGCActttctctgctgtgtgtgtatcctgtgtccATTCGCTCTGTGGGTCCAGTCCAAGGCTGTGCTGGAGCTGCTGAGTCGCATGTCTGAGGTGGACAGTGACATGGCCGACATTACCCAGGATGCCCCAGGGGAGAGCATgttggaagaggagggggagagcggCATGGGGGAGGAGAAGGGCAGTCGGCTGGGGACTGTGACCCCCACAGAACACAACCCTGTCTCTGCATCCAGTCAGATCGCCTCCTCGCTGGGAATCAACCCTCACACTCTCCAGGTAAGATACTACTGTACACCCTCACATTCTACCTGTTTGTTGAGGCTAATGGAGTCCTCAATCACATCATGAAGACAATGTGTTCGTTAtgtgtgtttctcttctctcagaTCATGAAGGCATCTCTGTTTGCTGAGGATGATGATGGTGACATGTTCCTGGAGCAGGGAGGAATGAAGAGCTCTCTAGACAGGGCCTCCCCTCGCATCCTCCTGCCTGGCACCCAGGGCAGGCCCTCCAGTAAGTGTGTCACACACAGCCCTAACATTGATTTCTACCCTCACACACAGTCACCCATCCTTCACTCATACCCTAACATGTCTTaaatgctattataaactggctggttcgagccctgaatcctgattggctgacagccatggtatatcagaccgtataccacgggtatgataaaaacatatatttttactgctctaattacgttggtaacccatttataatagcaataaggcacctcaggggtttgtggtatatggccaatataccacaaacccccgaggtgccttattgctattataaatgcTCATtgatctctcttgctctttccctCTCCAGTCGGTGGTCTCCTGCAGACTCGTTTCAGCGGGGCAGGTCTCTTCCCTCAGCTCCCTGACGTGCCCTTTGGAGGGGGCCTTCCCGGGAGGCTGTCCATGTCTCGGCCGTCCGCGGTGGTTCCTGAGCCCTCGCGGCTCTCCCCCTGGCCCTCGCTGGGGCCCTCATTCCTGCTGCCGGCCCCAGCGGCAGAGGCCACTGTACGGACGGTGGGGGCTCGACGCCTGGGGGGCCCTGTGGCCCCAGAGAACTCAGTCACACTGGGGAAGGTAATGATAACTATACTACTAGTAGTATTTAATTTGTCTTTTTCAGGTGTCTTTCTAGATACTTCATCCTACATCATGATACATTTATGATAGTTAAGAGTTTAAATATCTGATAGTACAGTAGACTGAACACACagggatacatacagtacagaggtACATGGAGAGAACATGGACATTTGTTGGATCATTTCAATGAATCCACTGTGGTTTTCGTATGTGTGAACATAGCTGTACAGTATGGGCAGTTTTAAATCATCTAGTCAACGTAATCAACACATTCCCTCCACCCAGGGCCGTCTGCTGATGGATGCAGCTCTGTTCACGGGCCGGTCGTTCCGGGTTGGCTGGGGTCCAGGCTGGACTCTGGTCCACTGTGGAGACAGGCTGAGTGGGTCTGGGGACAAGGAGCAGGACCAGGGAGACACAGGAGCTGGAGGTTTTGGATTTCTGCCTAAACATGCCAAGAGCAAACAGTGAGTAATAGACAAACACCAGACCACTGTCATCTACACAATGTTGTAGGAGTGTCAGAATAGGATCCAGACTTACTGTATCAGAGCAGTGCTTGTGGGTGGTAGAAACTGAACCCTAAGCTCCCTTCTTTCCCCTCCCCCTACAGACTCTCAGACAGTCCGTTCAAGGTGGTGATCGAGCAGGTGGTTGGTCTGGAGCCGCGGGACAGTGAGGAGAGCCAGGCGGTGTACCAGCGGCCCCTGGAGATCGGCCTGAAGCacagcaccatcagtacagaggGGGCCTGCCCCTTCATCCAGCCCCAGAGTGGGGTGGCCGCCTTGCACGAGTACGTGGAGTggatcactgacctcaaccaggAGGCTGGTGCCGGAGACAGTAAGCGATGCaacacaatcatacacacacCCAATGGTAGATGGCTCACACTTTATTGGTCCAATTCCAAAACTTCCCTATGATTCTAACATCACCCCTGCTACCTCTGTTTTAATTATCTCTCCCATTGCTGTCTCAATGAGTTCAGATATAACTATATGCTATCCtatatctctctccctgtagggGTCCTGGCTCACTGGGCTCTGGTGTGGACTCTGTGTGAGGCCTTGTGGGGTCGGCTGGGTACGACAGAGCCTGGTACCAGCGGCTACCTGCAgcagctggagaggaggaggagcttcTCAGCCTGGCTGTCCCACAGCGCAACCCAGAGGATCGAGCAAGAGGTGGGCCTGAGCCAGGGGGGAGGACATGTGGAGGCCATCTTCAGCTACCTCACTGGACATCGCATCAGTGACGCCTGCAGGCTGGCTCAGAAGAGtggtgaggagaggggggattGGAGGGGGGAGATCGGAGTTTGAGGGGATTGGTAAGAGAGGAAGGGAACAGAGATCAGGAAgaaagaggatggatggatgaggggTGGGAAGGTAAAGCCTGCTGcagacctggggcctcatttacaAATGTTGCCTACACACAGAATATGCCCCAAACTGGCGCACGCATGTTTTTCACAAAAATTGCATTTATAATAACTGAACTAGATGTGAGAATGTTATCCTTCCGCACACTGTAGACCATGCGTACACCGTTTCTAGTGGTTGCAGAATCTATTTATTTTCTttggatttttaaataatttgaaatctatttccgatttctttcatttccatgatcattgcagaataaattcctcagcTTTTCGGACTGTGATGGTTTCATACTCGCGAAATAGCCTATAGGCATCCAACAAGTTAAAATAGGCTACTATTTgtcccatctctcatttaattccACCCACTTCATAGTAGTAAATAGATAAGCTACCACCATTTCAAGTATTTTGCTCTATGTGGTCCGATCTGAAGAGCAGTTTAACGGTAGAACAGACGGTTCACCTTTTCCAATGACATTTGTAGGCTACGTCTGAATTTTGTAATGTCAAATTTCTCCAGTAAACAAGACATATCATAACCATTTCCGCCCTTTTCTGGCCATGATGAGCTCATTCCCGAAGAAGCCATACAACAAATGACCATGAGCATCTCTTGTTTAATTGGACCTATTAGCTAGGCTATTATAATTTCAAGTTTTTGCTCTATGCATCCTAAAAGGAGTGTGGTTTATAACATACAGGTGTACAGACAGTTGATCTTTTGCATTGAAGTGTGTAGACAACCACTGGAAGTGGtactctatttaaaaaaaatatatatatatatttttaagtatagTTATTCAGATTTTGCGTGCAGTGCAGCATGTTTAGGTTCGGGAGAAAGTAAATACAAAACATTGTATTTACatctgtttacaggtccacaaaaatgtgcagtttttgtgTTTCAGAAACTCAGATACAGCCAATGTTAATGGGGGGGAAACAAGACATTTGATCAAGTTTGCCATTGATATttcctttatttatatatatatttatattatatatatatatatttgtgagtGTGCGTTCTCTTTTATTTAGTGTGAAATTTACGCAACGGTTATATATAAGGCCCCAGGGGGCGTCTCACAAATTAGTTGGGCCAGGCTGTAGGATCTCATTAAGATGTCTTTAACCTGTGTGTGTAGGGGACCACCGCCTCTCCCTGCTGCTGTCCCAGGCGGTGGGCTCTCAGTACGGCCGGGAGCTGCTGGCGCTGCAGCTTGGAGACTGGAACAGAATGCAAACGGACTCATTCCTGCAGGAGGAGAGGCTACGCATCTTCGCCCTGCTCGCCGGGAAACCTGTAAGTAACCGCGCATGCAGCTGTTGCYGTTGTGTTCAGACCGCCATTAACTGGGTTATCCTTTGTGCTATGTTGATGTGTGTAGGTTTTGCAATCcacatatttgttgtaatatacagtaccagtcaaaggtttggacacacctactcattcaagggtttttctttatttctactattttctacattgtataataatagtgaaggcatcaaaactatgaaataacacatggaatcatgtagtaaccaaaaaagtgttaaataaatcaaaatatatttgagattcttcaaatagccaacctttgccttgatgacagctttgtacactcttggcattttctttaccagcttcacctggaattcttttctAACAGTCTTKaaggatttcccacatatgctgagcacttgttggctgcttttccttcactctgcggtccaactcatcccaaaccatctcaattgggttgaggccaggtaatctgatgcagcactctatcactctccttcttggtcaaatagcccttaMacagcctgcaggtgtgttgggTMattgtcctgttgaaaaacaaatgacattcccactaagcgcaaaccagatgggatggtgtatcgctgcagaatgctctggtagccatgctggttaagtgtgccttgaattttaaatKaatcacaaacagtgtcaccagcgaagcatccccctcaccatcacacctcctccatgcttcatggtgggaaccacacatgccgagatcctccgttcacctactctgcgtctcacaaagacacggcggttggaaccaaaaatctcaaatttgaactcatcagaccaaatgacagctttccaccagtctaatgtccattgctcgtgtttcttggcccgagcaagcctcttcttattggtgtcctttagtagtggtttctttgcagcaattcgacaatgaaggcctggttcacgctatctctgaacagttgatgtagagatgtgtctgttacttgaacactgaaacatttatttgggctgcaatctgaggtgcagttaactctaatgaacttatcctctgtagcagaggtaactYtgggtcttcctttcctgtgacggtcctcatgagagccagtttcatcttagcgcttgatggattgattgaccttcatgtcttagtaatgatgctgtcgtttctctttggttatttgagctgttcttgccatattttggacttagccctatttggtaaaagacaaccttctgtataccacgcctacattgtcacaacacaactgattggctcaaatgcattaggaAGGAAATAAATTCTGCTAAttaatttaacaaggcacacctgttaattgaaatgcattccaggtgactacctcatgaagctggttgagagaatgccaggagagtgcaaagctgtcatcaaggcaaagagtggctactttgaagaatctcaaatataaaatatatatttggttactacatgattccatatgtgttatttcatagttttgatSCCTTCGCTATTAATTTACAATGKagataatagtaaaaaataaaaacccttgagtgattaggtgtctaaacttttgactagtactgtacattAGTGCTAAATGTTTTCTGAGCTGTATGTACTTGTCTCTAGGTGTGGCAGTCTACAGACTGTGTGGTGAACGTGTGTTCAGAGCTGGACTGGAAGCGTTGTGTGgcggtccacctgtggtacatgcTGCCTCCCACCGCCTCCATCGCTGATGCCCTGGCCAAGTACGAAGCCGCCTTCCAGGGCTCTGCAGAGGGTCAGAAGTACGCCTGCGCCCCCCTGCCACCCTACCTCGACCAATCAGACCCGCTGGACATGGAGGAAGAAGAGTCTAAACGGCCACTCTACGACATCTGTTTCCACCTGCTCAAACTATACAGTGACAggtactacatttcccacaacacACTGCATAGGTTTCTCAAAATAGATTAGAATTAATCCTACATTTCCATTCTCAAGCAGATTTAACAGAATAAAAGTGAAGTACTGCTAAAGTGGTGTTTAAATAAGTGACACCTCTCCCTCCCAGACACTACAGCCTGCAGGAGTTGTTGGACCCGCTGACGGTGACGTGGGAGCGTCTGGACTACCGTCTGAGCTGGCACCTGTGGTCGGTCCTGCAGGCGCTGCACTACACACACCTGAGCCCCGCCCGACAGGGCCTCATACACACCAGCTACGCTGCCCAGCTGGAGAGCGCTGGCCTCTGGGACATGGCAATCTATGTACTGCTGCACATATCTGAGGAYATGTACGTACTGCAACACACACCTTACAACATGCACACAGGAAGAGACTTCAGACTCTCAACTTTAACATGAATCATGACGAAGTTTAAATTGATTAGTCGCAGGAGGATTTGAGGGTCAGTGCCCTCAGCAGATGCCCAGGATGGACCGATAAGCTGAACACGGTTTATCATAATCTCACACAAGTGCTACTGTGTCCAGCTGGGTTCCAATTCCAACTGTGAATCGTCTGTAATGTGTTATCCCTCTGTGCTCGGGGAGCTAACGGACGTAATAATCTCAGGCAAGCTTACACATTACGTTAATTTAAACCTGCTAacatgtcctcctctcttcaggcTCCGTGAGCGTGCGGTGAGGGAGATGCTCCAGCTCCACTGCCCTCTGCTGGAGACGGAGGAGTCTGCCCAGAAAGAGCGCTTCCTCACAGAAAGACTACTGATCCCAGAACAGTGGCTCCACTTGGCCAAAGCTACTAGagccagaagagagacagacagacacagagaggccCTGCACCTGTACAGAGCAGGCCACTGGAACCTCTGCCACAGGCTGGTCATACAACACCTAGCCTCAGGTgtgtatacgcacacacacacacacacacacacacacacacacacacacacacacctctaaccCTATTCAACCTGTATGTGTTTCCCCTGTAGACTGTATCATTAATGATAACCATGAGTACCTGTTGGAGTTCTTGGAGGGGCTGGCTGTTCCAGAGCGCAGTGCTGTGATCCAGGACTGGGACACGGCAGGCAGAGTCTACCTGGACTACATCAGAGTCATACAGACCTTACACGCCATACAACAGGTACGTCTGTCTGGCATTATGTTGACTCCATTACAGTTGATAATGTTAGCCAATTAGCTATGCTGCTAATCTCCTGATTATCTGTCATATACCATGGACAATGGTGGCTATGGTCTGGAACACTTTGAGGCTGTATGGGGTTTTTTTTATGGAAGGATGTGAGTTTGTGGGTGGGAAGGTGCGTGTGTTGGCGCTGCATGGATAGAAAGTGCTGGAATGCTTCATATTGATGCATGATGTTTGTATGTAATGGGTCTCTGTtgttctcggtctctctctctccgtgtgtgttCAGATGGACAGTGCTGGTTATAAGCTGGAACGTCTACACACCGAGGTGACATCACTCTGCAGCAGGATAGAGCTCCTCCCCTGCTCCACCGCCAAGGACCGTCTCGCCCAATCAGGTGAGGAGATGGAGCCGTCTgctctagaggtcgaccgattttatgatttttcaatgtcGATGCCGATTTATTGGAGggcaaaaaaagccgataccgattaatcagccgattttATAAAAagattgttttatatatatcatacacacacacatttttgtaataatgagaaTTGCAACAATActcaatgaacaatgaacacttttattttaacttactttaatacataaatacacacacacacacagctctgaagtgacaatgatactgaagagtctgcttaggagacaaatactctcaactgtttgaataaaaatagagtttaagttacctgtgatgaatgttgaaaacaaaaactgtcatttctatatgcaggaaatcctattttaataatgggcatggtaagaattgacgaccaaagtgcgagtcataattcccatgacacctagcaaaatctgaaaagcggttccttcatttattccataggaWTTTTTTTAGATtaacttaaaataaggtctgtgtttcgtgtaggcttacaccaccttgccaattttataactgtgtagatatccataggacaaggtaactctgatcaatattggctaaatatatgcgaagataaaaaaaaattgtagagtggatttatgaaaatatgttgacaaacgttaccttatcctagtgagatttacacgggtatcaaaacgttgaggcggtttaagcctgcacgaaacagaccttatttgaagtagatcaagacattctctatagaagacatgaacggtaaaataacgaaggaacccctttcaaattcatccgcaagttattacaggaattataacgcgtcgactatttctctctaaaccatatacctttgactaatccggaaactatcacctcgaaaacaaaacgtttattccgttccgtattttatctaacgggtggcatccWtgagtctaaatattcctgttacattgcacaaccttcaatgttatgtcataattacgtacaattctggcaaattagttcgcaaagagccaggcggcccaaactgttgcatataccctgactctgcgtgcaatgaacgcaagagaaatgacacaatttcacctggttaatattgcctgctaacctggatttcttttagctaaatatgcaggtttaaaaatatatacttStgtattgattttaagaaaggcMttgatgtttatggttaagtacacattggagcaatgacagtcattgattgattgttttttataagataagtttaatgctagctagaaatttaccttagcttactgcattcgcgtaacaggcaggctcctcacggagtgcaatgtaatcaggtgttagagcattggactagttaactgtaaggttgcaagattgggtcccccgagctgacaaggttaaaaatctgtcgttctgcccctgaacgaggcagaacgttcctaggtcgtcattgaaaataagaatgtgttcttaactgacttgcctagttaaataaagattaaataaaggtgtaaaaaataaaataaaaaatcggcAAATTggcgtccaaaaataccgatttccgattgttatgaaaacttgaagtcggccccgattaatcggccgacctctagtcTGCTCCAATCAGAGGGTAGCTGATCTTTCCTAGGACAGATCTATATACGTAACGTTAATTTTAATTTTCTACGTTGTCCTGTCTGACCTAGCCCAGTTTCTAGACCTGAATGGAACTCTGGTCTAGTCTTATAACATATAACTTACGAGTTATTTGTCGGCCTGCACCTGTTTGTTGTCACTTTTCCCACATCTGCTATCAGTAGACAGTTCTGATTAGGAAGTAATTGTTTGCGGTGCCCAAGAATGAATTAAATACAAATCAAAACCAAACATGGATTCCATGTTGTGTTCTAGCTttgggcacacacctgtctgttttACACCTGTTTGTCCTAGCTAATCAGCTTCGTAATATGGGCACCATGCTGCCACAGACAGGAAGTAGAATGGAGCGTGTGGGCGCAGACATTGACATTCTTTCCAGGGCACCGCTCGGTGGCGCAAACGATGCATTATTTATCCGAACAGTCCACCAATCGCGGATATACCCCCTAGTGGAAAAGTGTCGGAAAATAAGTTGAACGTGGGCTACTGCTAGACTGAGATACAATCTTGGTCTAGAGAAGCTGGACTACAGGTCTGTGTGTTCCGAGACCTACCtaaacctcttctctctcctgtctccagaGATGGCCAAGCGCGTGGCTAACATCCTGCGTGTGGTGTTGAGTCTGCAGCAGGGTGGTGAGGGTGGCGAGATCCCCTTGTCCCAGCTAGCGCCCCACATCGGCCGTCTGCCCATGCCTGAGGACTATGCCCTCGAGGAGCTCCGCAGCCTCACCCAATCATACCTGAGACAGCTCATCGTCAGCTAATGATCTGAACCTTCAGCCCCCCGCCCAATAGGAACTGAGGTAGTTTGTTGGGAGCCAATGAGAACAGTGGGGGTAGGAGGGGACTATCTGCCACTGTTTAGTAGGACTACTGGGGTTGATTGAGATAGGAGGGTAAGTTTGGTTGAGAAGGCAGCGATGGACTTGCAGTGTATCCCATGCTCCTTTGGGGCTTTGGTTTCTCCTGAAGAAAATGGCACAAGATAATTGGATGAAGCATTCCTCCGTGTGTGTTTGGAAATGAATGACTTGCAAGttgttttctttcattattatgtttttgttaAGCTTTTTTGTACTTAGGAGGCCtgagatgtgtgtttgtgtatgatgtGCATTTAAATATTGAACTGCTGAACCATCCTGATAAGAGCTCTCTTCTCCCAACCTTTGACCCTGTTTAAAGGGACACTCACTcactggctggtgtgttaacgCTGTCATCCTGCAATTCATGTTTCCAGTATAAATACTGTATGCAAACTACATGTTTGTTTGACTCCTACATCCCCATGGAAATGGAAAGTTTAATATAGTAAAGATTGTTTACCAGGATTTTGTTAGTGAGCGGAATCGCACTCACCTGATGAACTCTCAATATGTGTATACATAGGGAAGATCTAGCTTAAAATGGAGACTCATTTTAGTGATGTAATCTTGTACAAACAGTCTGCTTGAAGTGAACAACTCTTGTTTTTGCATACCAAAAGAG
This window harbors:
- the LOC111981762 gene encoding nuclear pore complex protein Nup98-Nup96 isoform X6, translated to MFNKSFGAPFGGGTGGFGTSSTFGQQNTGFGATTGGFGASAFGATNNTGGLFGATQNKPVVTANPQQIHTGAGRGAFGTSTASTGGLFGATNSNPFGGASASLFGASGFTQQAAQPGTTVKFNPATGSDTMVKGGVTTSINTKHQCITAMKEYENKSLEELRLEDYQAGRKGPTNPMAAPTGGLFGAAAAATPSTGAAGLFGSSATNTGFSFGQAKTNFGTSTGGFGAATGSLFGQQQQPQQAQQAASLFKPFGQATTTPNTGFSFGNTSTMGQPQQTSTMGGLFGSTAASQAGGLFGNTAQTTPATGFGTGTGLFGQTNTAFGNVGTQQSLFGNKTAGFGATTTSASSFGTGTGLFGNKSALTLGTGTNPSNFGFGPTAAGGSLFGNKAAAGGLGTGLGAGFGAAVGTGQMSLFGNNKTLGSTLGTIGAFGPQGFSTGTSTLGFGAQQQPVALTDPNAAAAQQAVLQQQINALAYSPFGDSPLFRNPLSDPKKKEERLKPTNPAAQKALTTPTHYKLTPRPATRVRPKALTSSGSSKSQLFDGLDDDEPSLTNGAFMPRKSIKKLVLKNLNGSSLYSSPINRDTDDLASPPEYPLNGLSASVDEDDYVREVVEGGAEDDLEINKFYTKPSLQDTISELNAHRVGARGRNGLEVSSEDISLGEDSIQEEREEEVQEVPPHPAGIVLCRVGYYTIPAMDELSKMVDENGVCVVENFTVGRKGYGSVFFHGEVNVTGLNLDEIVHFRRKEVIVYPDDKNKPAEGEGLNRRAEVTLDGVWPNDKTTCTQIKNPERLSEMNYEGRLENASRKQGARFLEYRPETGSWVFEVAHFSKYGLQDSDEDEEVPLKVDPKKLKTATTLPPGLQQLPPSQQQVAPQAQSKAVLELLSRMSEVDSDMADITQDAPGESMLEEEGESGMGEEKGSRLGTVTPTEHNPVSASSQIASSLGINPHTLQIMKASLFAEDDDGDMFLEQGGMKSSLDRASPRILLPGTQGRPSIGGLLQTRFSGAGLFPQLPDVPFGGGLPGRLSMSRPSAVVPEPSRLSPWPSLGPSFLLPAPAAEATVRTVGARRLGGPVAPENSVTLGKGRLLMDAALFTGRSFRVGWGPGWTLVHCGDRLSGSGDKEQDQGDTGAGGFGFLPKHAKSKQLSDSPFKVVIEQVVGLEPRDSEESQAVYQRPLEIGLKHSTISTEGACPFIQPQSGVAALHEYVEWITDLNQEAGAGDRVLAHWALVWTLCEALWGRLGTTEPGTSGYLQQLERRRSFSAWLSHSATQRIEQEVGLSQGGGHVEAIFSYLTGHRISDACRLAQKSGDHRLSLLLSQAVGSQYGRELLALQLGDWNRMQTDSFLQEERLRIFALLAGKPVWQSTDCVVNVCSELDWKRCVAVHLWYMLPPTASIADALAKYEAAFQGSAEGQKYACAPLPPYLDQSDPLDMEEEESKRPLYDICFHLLKLYSDRHYSLQELLDPLTVTWERLDYRLSWHLWSVLQALHYTHLSPARQGLIHTSYAAQLESAGLWDMAIYVLLHISEDMLRERAVREMLQLHCPLLETEESAQKERFLTERLLIPEQWLHLAKATRARRETDRHREALHLYRAGHWNLCHRLVIQHLASDCIINDNHEYLLEFLEGLAVPERSAVIQDWDTAGRVYLDYIRVIQTLHAIQQMDSAGYKLERLHTEVTSLCSRIELLPCSTAKDRLAQSEMAKRVANILRVVLSLQQGGEGGEIPLSQLAPHIGRLPMPEDYALEELRSLTQSYLRQLIVS